In a single window of the Desulfomicrobium macestii genome:
- a CDS encoding HyaD/HybD family hydrogenase maturation endopeptidase: protein MTEKRILVLGVGNILFTDEGIGVRCIEQMQEKYKFSDNVTLMDGGTLGTKLMGPIIESDYLIVCDAVLCDDKPGSVYRLMGDDLRKSLAFRDSMHQTDLVDTLGMCEIVGNRPEAVVIGMEPFDYDSMALELSPTAVSSMPVMIDSVIREIESAGGTCTPN from the coding sequence ATGACTGAAAAACGCATTCTCGTTCTTGGCGTGGGCAATATTCTTTTCACCGATGAAGGCATCGGTGTGCGCTGCATTGAGCAGATGCAGGAAAAATACAAATTTTCGGACAACGTCACCCTCATGGACGGCGGCACGCTGGGCACCAAGCTGATGGGGCCGATCATCGAATCGGACTACCTGATCGTCTGCGACGCGGTTCTCTGCGACGACAAGCCCGGCTCCGTGTACCGGCTCATGGGCGATGATCTGCGCAAAAGCCTGGCCTTTCGCGATTCCATGCACCAGACCGACCTTGTCGATACCCTTGGCATGTGCGAAATTGTAGGAAATCGTCCCGAAGCCGTGGTCATCGGCATGGAGCCCTTCGACTACGATTCCATGGCCCTGGAACTTTCGCCAACGGCCGTCTCGTCCATGCCCGTGATGATCGATTCCGTTATCCGCGAAATCGAATCCGCCGGCGGAACCTGCACCCCGAACTAA
- a CDS encoding HypC/HybG/HupF family hydrogenase formation chaperone: MCLAIPAKIESIENGVAQCRVGEGETFVTASLMLLDGEPSLGDYVIIHAGFAIRKLDLLEAQQSLAILRELADAYDEVQRKYEQEELDRAKA; the protein is encoded by the coding sequence ATGTGTCTGGCCATTCCCGCCAAAATTGAATCCATTGAAAACGGCGTCGCGCAGTGCCGGGTCGGCGAAGGCGAGACCTTCGTCACCGCGTCTCTCATGCTCCTCGACGGAGAGCCGTCCCTTGGCGACTACGTCATCATCCACGCCGGATTCGCCATCCGCAAGCTCGACCTGCTGGAGGCCCAGCAATCCCTGGCCATTCTGCGCGAACTGGCCGACGCCTACGACGAAGTGCAGCGCAAGTACGAGCAGGAGGAGCTTGATCGTGCCAAGGCCTGA
- a CDS encoding ADP-ribosylglycohydrolase family protein translates to MPRPDSDKSLGSLVGLAVCEALAKSNPSSVSENAPLIPALWGDGTSMALSLAESLIEIGGIDQRDQMVRYTSWFRYGYLSSTETCDFIDDTVKQAILRFERTWNPLDESLTQGDVCLARVAPVVMYFTDSRDAMLDACAKSTATTHASPQSVDACRLLAAMIFEALHTTEKSRILRPGLPEDIIPEIAQLCSAAPRRAESQVAVALQAAMEAFSDSDSFAEGSIKCLPHGPRALAAYGQIAGAWYGRDLIPQVWRQSLERSNMLKQMGNQLISF, encoded by the coding sequence GTGCCAAGGCCTGATTCGGACAAGTCACTGGGCAGTCTGGTCGGCCTTGCGGTTTGCGAAGCGCTGGCAAAATCGAACCCCTCCAGCGTATCCGAAAACGCGCCGCTGATTCCGGCCCTTTGGGGTGACGGAACATCCATGGCCCTGAGCCTGGCCGAGAGCCTGATCGAAATCGGCGGAATCGACCAACGCGACCAGATGGTCCGCTATACGAGCTGGTTCCGTTACGGCTACCTGAGCTCCACCGAGACCTGCGACTTCATCGACGACACCGTCAAGCAGGCCATACTGCGCTTCGAGCGCACCTGGAACCCGCTGGACGAAAGCCTGACACAGGGCGATGTCTGCCTGGCCCGAGTGGCTCCGGTGGTCATGTATTTCACGGATTCCAGGGATGCCATGCTCGATGCCTGCGCCAAATCGACCGCCACCACGCACGCCTCTCCCCAGAGCGTGGACGCCTGCCGACTGCTGGCGGCCATGATCTTCGAGGCGCTGCACACCACGGAAAAATCGCGGATTTTGCGCCCAGGGCTCCCGGAGGACATCATCCCCGAAATCGCCCAGCTGTGTTCCGCCGCTCCCCGCCGAGCCGAATCGCAGGTGGCGGTCGCCCTGCAGGCGGCCATGGAGGCATTCAGCGACAGCGATTCCTTTGCCGAAGGCAGCATCAAATGCCTCCCTCATGGCCCACGCGCTCTGGCCGCATACGGCCAAATTGCCGGCGCATGGTACGGCCGGGATCTCATCCCCCAGGTCTGGCGGCAAAGCCTGGAGCGCAGCAACATGCTGAAACAAATGGGAAATCAACTGATCAGCTTTTAA
- a CDS encoding M23 family metallopeptidase encodes MKNRISTAFFFVILLLLGAIGAMYYVKAEWNPPTLALTPEQTTASTRTVFTITAADKDSALRSVLVVATQGSNSIEIMNKNLPAGTRELREEFTLPKTGIKNEALTLTVTVKDTSWHRLGRGNRAQVVRQLDIDSKPPVISVLSGQHNVNHGGTGLVVYSTNEELAASGVKMGDHFFPGYPYQPGKYLCFFALPFNADPKAVTPILVAGDLAGNESTIGFNFRPLMKKFRHDDINISDNFLQSKMGQFADLYPDAATPLDIFLKVNSELRAKNVGSLIQLGKDTVPQKLWDGTFIRLPNSAPMAAFADNRTYKYDGKAVDNQTHLGVDLASLAASPVPAGNTGRIVLAEFMGIYGNVVVIDHGFGLQSLYSHLSEIHVQKGETVQRGQTIGKTGATGMAGGDHLHFGVLVSGVEVQPIEWWDPQWIDHNITSKLQ; translated from the coding sequence ATGAAAAACCGTATCTCTACAGCCTTCTTTTTTGTCATCCTGCTTCTTCTTGGAGCCATCGGAGCCATGTATTACGTCAAGGCGGAATGGAATCCGCCGACTCTTGCCCTGACTCCCGAGCAGACCACGGCCAGCACCAGAACCGTGTTCACCATCACGGCGGCGGACAAGGACTCCGCGCTGCGCAGCGTGCTTGTCGTCGCCACCCAGGGCAGCAACAGCATCGAGATCATGAACAAGAACCTGCCCGCCGGGACCAGGGAACTGCGCGAAGAATTCACCCTCCCCAAGACAGGCATCAAGAACGAGGCCCTGACCCTGACGGTCACAGTCAAGGACACCTCCTGGCACCGCCTGGGACGTGGCAACAGGGCTCAGGTCGTGCGCCAGTTGGACATCGATTCCAAGCCTCCGGTCATCTCCGTTCTTTCAGGCCAGCACAACGTCAACCATGGCGGAACCGGCCTCGTGGTCTACAGCACAAACGAGGAACTGGCCGCGAGCGGCGTGAAGATGGGCGATCACTTTTTCCCCGGCTATCCCTATCAGCCCGGAAAATACCTGTGCTTCTTCGCCCTGCCCTTCAACGCCGACCCCAAGGCCGTCACGCCTATCCTGGTGGCCGGGGATCTGGCGGGCAACGAATCGACAATCGGATTCAACTTTCGGCCTCTGATGAAAAAATTCAGGCACGACGACATCAACATCTCCGACAATTTCCTGCAGTCGAAAATGGGTCAGTTCGCGGACCTCTATCCCGACGCGGCCACGCCCCTGGACATCTTCCTCAAGGTCAACTCCGAGCTTCGGGCCAAGAACGTGGGCTCGCTGATTCAACTCGGCAAGGACACCGTGCCCCAGAAGCTCTGGGACGGTACCTTCATCCGCCTGCCCAACAGTGCGCCCATGGCGGCCTTCGCCGACAACCGAACCTACAAGTATGATGGCAAGGCCGTGGACAACCAGACCCATCTGGGCGTGGACCTGGCGTCCCTTGCGGCCTCCCCGGTTCCGGCCGGAAACACCGGGCGCATCGTCCTGGCCGAATTCATGGGCATCTACGGCAACGTGGTCGTCATCGACCACGGGTTCGGTCTGCAATCCCTGTATTCGCACCTGAGCGAAATCCACGTGCAAAAGGGAGAGACGGTCCAGCGCGGCCAGACCATCGGCAAGACCGGAGCCACGGGCATGGCCGGCGGAGACCATCTGCACTTCGGCGTGCTGGTTTCCGGTGTCGAGGTGCAGCCCATCGAATGGTGGGACCCGCAGTGGATCGACCACAACATCACCTCCAAACTTCAGTGA
- the ppnP gene encoding pyrimidine/purine nucleoside phosphorylase, with the protein MSEFSNVTVLKKANIYSDGNVTSRTLVFPDGSKKTLGIMLPGEYEFGTAEKELMEIQSGELDVLLPGATDWRTFSDGTAFEVPANAKFSLKVRVVTDYCCSYIK; encoded by the coding sequence ATGTCCGAATTTTCCAATGTCACCGTCCTGAAAAAGGCCAACATCTACTCAGACGGCAACGTCACCAGCCGCACCCTTGTTTTTCCCGATGGCTCCAAAAAAACGCTCGGAATAATGCTCCCCGGCGAATACGAATTCGGGACGGCCGAAAAGGAACTGATGGAAATCCAGTCGGGCGAGCTGGACGTCCTCTTGCCGGGCGCAACCGATTGGCGGACATTCAGCGACGGGACGGCCTTCGAGGTCCCGGCCAACGCAAAATTCTCCCTCAAGGTCCGCGTCGTCACCGACTACTGCTGCTCCTACATCAAATGA
- a CDS encoding MBL fold metallo-hydrolase, whose translation MKLTVLVDNNTLIDRYYEGEPGLSLLIQEDGRKILFDCGYSNLFLTNAWKMGLSLDDLDFVLLSHGHMDHTWGLEALTRRLCELRLEGRPCKRPALVAHPEAFTSIALDQCPEIGPLLEPGKLARHYDMRLGKAAQKISERLLFLGEIPRRIGFEQTEGIGFKEGQETPDRIMDDSALVYRGSEGLVIITGCSHAGICNIVAQAMDLTGESRITDIIGGLHLLSPSQERMEGTVEYLRRIGPKTLSPCHCTDLDSKIALAAVAPLREVGVGLEITYR comes from the coding sequence ATGAAACTCACCGTTCTGGTTGACAACAACACCCTGATCGACCGCTATTACGAGGGGGAGCCGGGCCTGTCCCTGCTGATCCAGGAGGACGGCCGCAAAATCCTCTTCGACTGCGGCTATTCGAACCTGTTCCTGACAAACGCCTGGAAAATGGGCCTTTCCCTGGACGACCTGGATTTCGTGCTGCTTTCGCACGGGCACATGGACCACACCTGGGGACTTGAGGCCCTGACCCGGCGCCTCTGCGAACTTCGCCTTGAAGGACGGCCGTGCAAACGCCCCGCGCTGGTCGCCCATCCCGAGGCCTTCACCAGCATCGCCCTGGACCAGTGTCCGGAGATCGGACCGCTTCTGGAACCCGGCAAGCTGGCCAGGCATTACGACATGAGGCTTGGGAAGGCTGCGCAAAAGATCAGCGAACGGCTTCTTTTTCTGGGAGAGATACCACGCCGGATCGGATTCGAGCAGACCGAAGGCATCGGTTTCAAAGAGGGGCAGGAAACGCCGGACCGCATCATGGACGATTCGGCCCTGGTGTACCGGGGAAGCGAGGGGCTGGTCATCATAACTGGCTGCTCCCACGCGGGCATCTGCAACATCGTGGCCCAGGCCATGGACCTGACCGGCGAATCCCGCATCACGGACATCATCGGCGGGCTGCACCTGCTCTCCCCGTCACAGGAGCGCATGGAAGGGACGGTGGAATATCTGCGCCGGATCGGACCCAAAACCTTGAGCCCGTGCCATTGCACGGATCTGGACTCGAAAATCGCGCTGGCGGCGGTTGCGCCCCTGCGCGAGGTCGGGGTGGGGCTTGAGATAACCTACCGCTGA
- a CDS encoding CBS domain-containing protein → MYVGLAMDRHVPTITSDTLIIKADRMMEENRLWILLVVEDGKLKGYVAKEDIRAALPSGATTFSKHEINYLLSRMTVKELVRSSMPTVTPETEIEVAAKIMFDKDLAGLAVVDRKNRLKGYISRGSMLAVLVEEMGLELGGVRIVIEAEDRKGLMAEISRLFFDLGVNILSTSTFFRDSQRLLVFRVRADDPEALQRVLTDKGYKIAGPERFEEEWA, encoded by the coding sequence ATGTATGTAGGCCTTGCCATGGACAGACATGTCCCCACCATCACTTCGGATACGCTGATTATCAAAGCGGATCGAATGATGGAGGAGAACAGACTTTGGATTTTGCTTGTTGTCGAGGATGGAAAGCTTAAAGGATATGTGGCCAAGGAAGATATCCGGGCTGCATTGCCATCCGGCGCGACAACATTCAGTAAGCATGAAATCAATTATCTCCTGTCCAGGATGACGGTAAAGGAGTTGGTGCGTAGCTCGATGCCTACCGTGACTCCGGAAACGGAAATCGAGGTCGCGGCCAAGATCATGTTCGACAAGGATCTGGCCGGGCTGGCCGTGGTCGACAGGAAAAACCGGCTCAAGGGGTACATCAGCCGGGGTTCCATGCTGGCCGTGCTGGTGGAGGAAATGGGACTGGAGCTGGGCGGTGTGCGCATCGTCATCGAGGCCGAGGATCGCAAGGGCCTCATGGCCGAGATCAGCAGGCTCTTTTTCGACCTGGGCGTGAATATCCTGTCCACATCGACCTTTTTTCGCGACAGCCAGCGTTTGCTGGTCTTCCGCGTGCGCGCCGACGACCCCGAAGCCCTGCAGCGGGTGCTGACGGACAAGGGGTACAAGATCGCCGGGCCCGAGCGCTTCGAGGAGGAGTGGGCATAG
- a CDS encoding LysM peptidoglycan-binding domain-containing protein — MKRAVLLILALCFLTSITKPGFSEKPLRLFFEKNIRVDRKPGEEHIVKPGEWLYKILESKGYSASQIQRALPVIQTLNPHIPDINRLMPGQVIQIPEVSSAADAGIKRPRASVPPGAYEKKPYVIRQGDTLIQILKAQGISNKLIYSRYLDLFLELNPEVPNSNTLRVGQEVILPVTTNDETVPAPAPVPAPPAQQSAKPAQTVVTQVIETGQAPAVQSRPVQPQSRPAPPAPLVLQPPQIPLAEPPQTVTPSSGSTGSADGTGQSDTSNATATKKTERSPKTGLPFVKTVLEQMRFKFVPGDESMFPLPGSEWLVVKLSETPLLDAPWGGKILFCPVPKNAAWIASANKLGMKVCTISPRWSLQDVLEKLASSFPKHFRLWGAGRELVLSRNGVGVTLMSPQIAIMEQGGQKRIHMIWSRQSKDSPSLPQGLHEVLDAAQIKLIELDEYNELSRLPSRPRDSIYVPVATHLEIIRAMNPSNPEETFGRTMPDTLGSLLQLLRDKDLLRQGMIQASWHEGAQNRIAVQVPAWTVSGGTSRIAILDRRFSDPFLVSVLSHEGYTCFVLPD, encoded by the coding sequence ATGAAACGTGCAGTTCTTCTTATTCTTGCTCTATGCTTCCTGACAAGCATAACCAAGCCGGGATTTTCAGAAAAACCGCTACGACTTTTCTTTGAAAAAAATATCCGCGTCGATCGCAAACCCGGAGAGGAGCATATCGTCAAGCCAGGCGAATGGCTCTACAAGATTCTGGAATCAAAAGGCTATTCCGCCTCTCAGATCCAGCGTGCCCTACCCGTCATCCAAACTTTGAACCCACATATCCCGGACATCAACCGACTGATGCCGGGTCAGGTCATCCAGATTCCCGAAGTATCCTCCGCCGCCGACGCCGGGATCAAGCGACCCCGGGCATCGGTTCCCCCGGGAGCATATGAAAAAAAGCCCTACGTGATACGCCAGGGGGATACGCTGATCCAGATCCTCAAGGCGCAAGGGATATCAAACAAGCTGATCTACAGCCGGTACCTCGACCTGTTCCTTGAACTCAACCCCGAAGTCCCCAACAGCAACACCTTGCGCGTCGGACAGGAAGTCATCCTGCCCGTCACGACCAATGACGAAACAGTTCCGGCTCCCGCCCCTGTCCCGGCTCCGCCTGCGCAGCAGTCCGCGAAACCGGCGCAAACCGTCGTGACTCAAGTCATCGAGACAGGCCAGGCCCCGGCGGTCCAAAGCCGCCCGGTTCAGCCGCAGTCCCGACCGGCACCTCCTGCTCCGCTGGTGCTGCAGCCTCCGCAAATCCCCCTGGCAGAGCCGCCGCAAACCGTGACGCCATCCTCGGGCAGCACGGGCAGCGCGGACGGCACCGGGCAATCCGACACGTCGAACGCCACGGCCACAAAGAAAACGGAACGCTCGCCCAAAACCGGCCTGCCTTTTGTCAAAACGGTGCTGGAACAGATGCGTTTCAAATTCGTGCCCGGTGACGAAAGCATGTTCCCCCTGCCCGGTTCGGAATGGCTGGTCGTCAAACTGTCCGAAACTCCGCTGCTGGACGCTCCCTGGGGAGGCAAGATCCTCTTCTGCCCCGTGCCGAAAAACGCAGCATGGATCGCCAGCGCCAACAAACTGGGCATGAAGGTCTGCACCATCTCGCCCCGCTGGAGCCTGCAGGACGTGCTGGAAAAACTGGCATCCTCCTTCCCGAAGCATTTTCGGCTCTGGGGCGCGGGCAGGGAACTGGTGCTTTCCCGTAACGGCGTCGGCGTGACCCTGATGTCGCCGCAAATCGCCATCATGGAGCAAGGCGGGCAAAAGCGCATCCACATGATCTGGTCCCGGCAGAGCAAGGACTCACCGTCTTTGCCTCAGGGACTGCACGAAGTGCTCGATGCGGCCCAGATCAAGCTCATCGAACTGGACGAGTACAACGAACTTTCACGCCTGCCGTCCCGCCCGCGCGACTCCATCTATGTTCCCGTGGCCACGCACCTTGAGATTATCCGGGCCATGAACCCGAGCAATCCGGAGGAGACCTTCGGGCGGACCATGCCCGACACGCTCGGTTCCCTGCTGCAGCTGTTGCGCGACAAGGACCTGCTGCGCCAGGGCATGATCCAGGCCTCCTGGCACGAGGGAGCGCAAAACCGCATCGCGGTGCAGGTTCCGGCGTGGACGGTTTCGGGCGGGACAAGCAGAATCGCCATATTGGACCGGCGTTTTTCGGACCCGTTCCTTGTCTCCGTACTCTCTCATGAAGGTTACACCTGCTTTGTTCTCCCCGACTGA
- a CDS encoding hydrogenase maturation nickel metallochaperone HypA/HybF, producing the protein MHELSIAESLIKIIGEEMAKHGLTKLHSFKIVYGQISAIVPEALETSFEILTIDTPFAGAKMETEVKPMVVRCRQCGHEFSPSLEERVIMPCPQCTTELGHEIISGRELYIDNIEAE; encoded by the coding sequence ATGCACGAACTTTCCATTGCCGAGAGCCTGATCAAGATCATCGGCGAAGAAATGGCCAAGCACGGCCTCACCAAACTGCACTCGTTCAAGATCGTCTATGGCCAAATCTCGGCCATTGTGCCCGAAGCCCTCGAAACCTCCTTTGAAATCCTGACCATCGACACTCCGTTTGCAGGCGCAAAGATGGAGACCGAGGTCAAACCCATGGTCGTGCGCTGCCGTCAATGCGGCCACGAATTCAGCCCCAGCCTGGAGGAACGTGTCATCATGCCCTGTCCGCAGTGCACTACGGAACTGGGACACGAGATCATCTCCGGCCGTGAACTCTACATAGATAACATCGAAGCCGAATAA
- the hypB gene encoding hydrogenase nickel incorporation protein HypB → MKVDVVRNILEANDAVAADLNAALSARGILTLNLMSSPGSGKTSLLERTLTDLKDEFNMAVIEGDCQTENDARRVAATGARAVQINTAGGCHLDSSMVRDATEKLGVDGVDILVVENVGNLVCPAEFSVGEDFKVTILSVTEGDDKPEKYPFIFAESKVMILNKIDLLPYVNFDVKRASGFARSINKDIEIFALSATTGEGMDAWYDWLRRERAKKKK, encoded by the coding sequence ATGAAAGTCGATGTGGTACGCAATATTCTCGAGGCCAATGACGCGGTCGCGGCCGACCTCAACGCAGCGCTCAGCGCTCGCGGCATCCTGACCCTCAACCTGATGAGTTCGCCGGGCTCGGGCAAGACCTCCCTTCTGGAGAGAACGCTCACCGACCTGAAGGACGAGTTCAACATGGCCGTCATCGAAGGCGACTGCCAGACCGAGAACGACGCCCGCCGCGTGGCCGCCACGGGGGCCCGCGCCGTGCAGATCAACACCGCCGGCGGCTGCCACCTCGACAGTTCCATGGTCCGCGACGCCACCGAGAAGCTCGGCGTGGACGGCGTCGACATCCTGGTCGTCGAAAACGTGGGCAACCTGGTCTGCCCCGCGGAATTCAGCGTCGGCGAAGACTTCAAGGTCACCATCCTGAGCGTGACCGAAGGCGACGACAAGCCTGAAAAATATCCTTTCATCTTCGCCGAATCCAAGGTCATGATCCTGAACAAGATCGACCTGCTGCCCTACGTCAACTTCGACGTGAAGCGCGCCAGCGGCTTTGCCCGCTCCATCAACAAGGACATCGAGATCTTCGCCCTCTCCGCCACCACCGGCGAAGGCATGGACGCCTGGTACGACTGGCTGCGCCGCGAACGGGCCAAGAAGAAAAAGTAA
- the pgm gene encoding phosphoglucomutase (alpha-D-glucose-1,6-bisphosphate-dependent), with protein MAVHPLAGASVPESMRINVPRLISDYYTLAPDPSRADQLVAFGTSGHRGCAFKASFNEPHILAITQAVCEYRASRGIDGPLFVGMDPHALSEPALRTVLEVLAAAGADCRFQQGFGYTPTPVISHAILTYNRGRASGLADGLIITPSHNPPEDGGIKYNPPHGGPAGTEVTAWIEKRANALLEDTRTVARIPLARALKQGLCREHDFIRPYVLDLENAIDMQAIRNAGIGIGVDPLGGAGLPFWEPIAEHYGLDIKVVSTVLDPTFMFMSLDKDGKIRMDCSSSHAMAKLIAMKDSFSIAFANDPDADRHGIVTAGHGLLNPNHYISVAIDYLLAHRPDWSPSAQVGKTLVTSSMVDRVVAAHGRGVREVPVGFKWFVDDLLAGTCCFGGEESAGASFLRRNGEAWTTDKDGILLNLLAAEITAVTGKDPGDIYAKLESRHGSPIYERLQAPAGMAQKKLLSSLSAEQVTSAELAGEPILAKITHAPGNGAAIGGLKVVTKNGWFAARPSGTEDMYKIYVESFLGREHLERIKIEAQDMVDGVLNG; from the coding sequence CTTCGGCACTTCCGGGCATCGGGGCTGCGCTTTCAAGGCGTCCTTCAACGAGCCCCACATCCTGGCCATCACCCAGGCGGTCTGCGAATACCGTGCATCGCGCGGCATTGACGGCCCCCTCTTTGTGGGCATGGACCCCCACGCCCTCTCGGAGCCCGCCCTGCGCACGGTTCTGGAGGTTCTGGCCGCGGCCGGAGCCGATTGCCGCTTTCAGCAGGGCTTCGGCTACACCCCGACGCCGGTCATCTCCCACGCCATCCTGACCTACAATCGGGGGCGTGCTTCCGGCCTGGCTGACGGCCTGATCATCACTCCCTCGCACAATCCGCCCGAAGACGGCGGCATCAAGTACAATCCGCCCCACGGCGGACCGGCCGGGACCGAAGTCACGGCCTGGATCGAGAAACGGGCCAACGCACTGCTCGAAGACACCCGCACGGTGGCGCGCATCCCCCTGGCCCGGGCATTGAAGCAGGGCCTGTGCCGGGAGCACGACTTCATCCGCCCCTATGTCCTTGATCTGGAGAACGCCATCGACATGCAGGCCATCCGGAATGCGGGCATCGGCATCGGCGTGGACCCTCTGGGCGGCGCGGGGCTTCCCTTTTGGGAACCCATTGCCGAGCATTACGGCCTCGACATCAAGGTGGTCAGCACGGTGCTGGACCCGACCTTCATGTTCATGAGCCTCGACAAGGACGGCAAGATCCGCATGGACTGCTCCTCGTCCCATGCCATGGCCAAGCTCATCGCCATGAAGGACTCCTTTTCCATCGCCTTCGCCAACGACCCCGACGCCGACCGCCACGGCATCGTCACCGCCGGGCATGGGCTCCTGAATCCAAACCATTACATCTCCGTGGCCATCGACTATCTGCTCGCGCATCGTCCGGACTGGTCGCCCTCGGCACAGGTGGGCAAGACCCTGGTCACCAGTTCCATGGTCGATCGCGTGGTGGCGGCGCATGGGCGCGGAGTGCGGGAAGTGCCGGTGGGATTCAAGTGGTTCGTGGATGATCTTCTGGCCGGAACCTGCTGCTTCGGCGGTGAGGAGAGCGCCGGGGCTTCCTTCCTGCGCCGCAACGGCGAGGCCTGGACCACGGACAAGGACGGGATTCTTCTGAACCTGCTCGCCGCCGAGATCACCGCCGTCACCGGCAAGGACCCCGGCGACATCTACGCGAAACTGGAATCGCGGCACGGCAGCCCCATCTACGAGCGCCTTCAGGCTCCGGCGGGCATGGCCCAGAAGAAGCTGCTCTCGTCGCTCTCGGCAGAGCAGGTGACCTCGGCCGAACTCGCAGGCGAGCCCATCCTGGCCAAGATCACCCATGCCCCGGGCAACGGCGCGGCCATCGGCGGCCTGAAGGTGGTCACGAAAAACGGCTGGTTCGCGGCGCGGCCCTCGGGCACCGAGGACATGTACAAGATCTATGTGGAGAGCTTTCTGGGCCGCGAGCATCTGGAGCGTATCAAGATCGAGGCCCAGGACATGGTCGACGGGGTCCTCAACGGCTGA